In Caulobacter soli, the genomic stretch TGCCTCCCGGCGCGGCGCGGGTGTAGTCGTCGGAGACCCAGAGGGTGATGGCCTTGGCCCCGCCCTTGAAATAGGCCCCCACCGGGCAGGCGATGACGCAGAAGGTGTATGCCTCCGCCGGCCGCACGCCCAGAAAGGCTTCGCTGGCGAACATGAACGGCCGCAGGTAGAGGCTGCCCTCCCCTCCTGGAATCCAGTCGGCGTCGATCTTCACCAGCGCCTCGACCGCCTGAAGGAACAGGGCTTGGGGCACCGCGGGCATGGCCAGCCGCTCGGCCGACCGGGCGAAACGCCGCGCGTTCTCGGCGGGACGGAACAGGGCCACGCCGCCGTCGGCGGTCTTGTAGGCCTTCATGCCCTCGAAGACTTCCTGGGCGTAGTGCAGCACGGCCGCCGCCGGATCGAGCATGAAGGGCTCGCGCGCGCGCACCTGGCCGTCGTGCCAGCCCTGATCGGAGGTCCAGCGAAGGGTCACCATGTGGTCGGTGAACACCTTGCCGAAACCGGGGTTTTCCAGCAGGGCCGCGCGGAGGTCGGCGGGCGTCGCGCGAGGGTGCGGCAGGGTGGTGAACATGGCTTCAATCTCGGCGGTTGAGAGGCGGCGGACCTAGCGGGGCGCCATGCGCAGGGCGGCGTCGAGCCGAATGGTCTCGCCGTTGAGCATGGGGTTGGTGATGATGGCCTCGACCAGCTGGGCGTATTCGCCAGGCTGGCCCAGGCGATTGGGGTGCGGGGCCTTCTGACCCAGGGAGTCCTGGGCCGCCTGCGGCAGGCCCGCCAGCATCGGGGTCCAGAACAGGCCCGGCGCGATCGTCATCACCCGGATCCTGGAGGCGGCCAGCTCGCGCGCCACCGGCAGGGTCAGGCCCGCGACGCCGGCCTTGGACGCGGCGTAGGCGGCCTGTCCGATCTGGCCGTCGAAGGCGGCGATCGAGGCGGTGTTGACGATCACGCCCCGCTCCTCGCCCACCGGCTCGGCGGCCTGCAGGCGTGCGGAAAAGCGCGATAGGACCAGGAAGGTGCCGACCAGGTTGATCTCGATCGCCTTGCGAAAGGCGTCGATCGGATGGGGCTTGGCCTCGCGGCCGACTGTCTTGATGGCCGGGGCGACCCCCGCGCAATTGACCAGGATGCGCGCCGGGCCATGCGCGGCCTGGGCGGCGTCCAGCCCGGCCTCGACGCTGGCCTCATCGGTGACGTCGACAGGGTGGTAGAGCCCGCCGATCTCGTCGGCGACGGCCTGGCCCTCGGCGGCGTTGGGGTCGAAGACGGCGACCTTGGCGCCGCGGCGGGCCAGCAGGCGGGCCGTGGCGGCCCCGAGGCCCGAGGCGGCGCCGGTGACGATCGCCGATGTTCCTTGGATATTCATGGGTCGTGGTTCCTAGATCAGTTCCAGCGCCACGGCGGTCGCCTCGCCGCCGCCGATGCACAGGGCCGCGACTCCGCGCTTGAGGCCCCGGGCCTGCAGCGCCGCGACCAGGGTGGCCAGCACTCGCGCGCCCGAAGCGCCGATCGGGTGTCCCAGGGCCGTGGCCCCGCCGTTGACGTTGAGGCGCGCGTGATCGACGCCGAGATCCCGCATGGCGATCATCGCCACGACCGCGAAGGCCTCGTTGACCTCGAACAGATCGACGTCCTGGATGTGCCAGCCGGCCTTGACCAGCGCCTTGCGGATGGCGAACACCGGCGCGGTCGTGAACAGCGCCGGCTCGTGGGCGTGGGCGGCGGTGGCGACGATGCGGGCGGCCTGGGCCAGGCCCAGGCGCTGCGCCACGCTCTGGCGGGTCAGCACCAGGGCGGCCGCGCCGTCGGAGATCGAGGCCGAGGTCGCCGCGGTGATCGTGCCGTCCTTGGCGAAGGCGGGCCGCAGGCCCGGCGCCTTGGCCGGATCGATCTTGCCCGGCTGCTCGTCCTGGGAGACCAGGATCTCGCCGCCGCGCGTCTTGACGCTGACCGGGACGATCTCGGCGTCGAACGTGCCGCTGGAAATGGCCCGCGTCGCCCGCGTCAGGGTCTCCAGCGCATAGGCGTCCTGGTCGGCGCGGCTGAACCGGTAGGCCGCGGCCGTGGCTTCGGCGAAGGCCCCCATCGGCCGACCGGGCTCATAGGCGTCTTCCAGCCCGTCCATCATCATCGTGTCGATGATCCGGTCATGGCCGATGCGCGCCCCCGAGCGGTGTTTGGGCAGGGCGTAGGGGGCGTTGGTCATGCTCTCCATGCCGCCGGCCACGATCAGATCGACCGCGCCGCTGGTCAGGGCCTCGCCGGCCATGATCGCCGCCTGCATGCCGCTGCCGCACATCTTGTTGACGGTGGTGGCCTCGACGCTGCGCGGCAGGCCGGCGGCCAGGGCCGCTTGGCGAGCCGGGGCCTGGCCCAGGGCGGCCGGCAGCACGCAGCCCATATAGATGCGCTCGACCGCGGCCGGGTCGGCGCCCGACCGCGCCACGGCGGCGCGCACGGCCGCGGCCCCCAGGTCGACGGCGCTCAAACCGGAAAAGGCGCCCTGGAAAGCCCCCATGGGCGTGCGGGCGAAGCTGGAGATGACGATGGGATCGGACATGAGGGTCTCCTTAGAGCGCGCGGGCGATGACCAGGCGCTGGATGTCGGAGGCGCCCTCATAGATCTGGCAGACCCGGACATCGCGATAGATCTTGGCCAGGCCGAACTCCTCCAGATAGCCGTAGCCGCCCAGGGTCTGAATCGCGCCCGACACCACGGCCTCGGCCGTCTCGGAGGCGAACAGCTTGGCCATCGAAGCCTGGGTCAGGCAGGGCTCGCCGGCGTCCTTCAAGGCGGCGGCCGACAACACCAGTTGCCGCGCGGCCTCCAGACGGGTGGCCAGGTCGGCCAGACGGAAGCCCACGGCCTGGTGGTCGATGATCGCCTTGCCGAAGGTCTTGCGCTCCTTGGCGTAGCCGACGGCGATCTCCAGCGCCGCACGCGCCATGCCCACGCTCTGGGCGGCGATGCCGATGCGGCCGGCTTCCAGATTGGACAGGGCGATGCGATAGCCCTCGCCCTCCCCGCCCAGCCGCAGGTCCTCTTCCAGGAAAAGATCGTCGAAGCGGATGGCGCAAGTGTCCGAGGCCCCCTGCCCTAGCTTGTGCTCGACCTTGTCGACGCCATAGCCGGGCCGATCGGTGGGGACCAGGAAGGCGGTGATGCCGCGCTTGCCGGCGGCCGGATCGGTGACGGCGAAGACCATGGCGAGACCCGCGATCTTGCCCGAGGTGATGAACTGCTTGGACCCGGTCAGACGGTAGCCGCCCTCCGTCCTGACCGCGCGCGTGCGGATCGCCGAAGCGTCGGAGCCGGCGTCGGCTTCGGTCAGGGCGAAGGCCCCGATCGTCCGGCCGGCGATCAGGTCGGGCAAGAAGCGGGCCTTTTGGGCGGCGTCGCCGTCCTTGAGCAGGCCGCCGACGATCAGGCTGTTCTGGATCGAGACGATCGTCGACAGGGCTCCGTCGGCGGCCGCCAGTTCGATCAGGGCCAGGGCGTAGGAGACATAGTCGGCGCCGACGCCGCCTTCGGACTCCGGGACGACAAAGCCCATCAGACCCAATTCCGCCAACGCCCGCAGCAATTGCGGCGGATAGCCGCCAGCCTGTTCGAAGGCGGCGCTGTGCGGACGAATCTCCGCTTGCGCGAAGCTGCCGACAGCGTCGCGCAGGGCCTGTTGAGTATCGGTCAGCAGCATGGTCAGGCGACTCGGGTGACGGGTGGAACCGACAGGGCGCAGGCCTGGATCAGCTTGGCGCGACGTTCGGCGTAGAGCTTCATGGCCTCCTCCTTCACCGGTCCGTAGCCGCGCACCATGTCCGGCAACTGGGCCAGGGCGGTGGCGGTGCTCAGGCCGACCTGGTCGAGACGGGCGCAGAGCTGGCCGATGGTCGCGGCGTACTCCCGCGCCAGCGCTCGCTCGGCCCGGCGCTCGGCGGTGGCGCCGAAGGGGTCGGCCCAGGTCCCGCGCAAGCCCTTCATCGCCGCCAGCAGGCCGAAGGCCTTGAAGATCCACGGGCCGAACTTGCGTTTGGCCGGACGGCCGGTGACAGGGTCGACGCGCGACAGGATCGGCGGGGCCAGCCAGACCGACAGCTTGCCGACTCCGGAGAACTGCGCCTCGAGCGCCTCTCGGAAGGCCGGCTCGGCATAGAGCCGCGCCACCTCGTACTCGTCCTTGTAGGCCATCAGCCGATAGGCGTTGACCGCGACGGCCCGCACGAAGGCCTCGCCCTTGACGCTCAACGGCGCGGCGGCGGCCTGGGCGCGCGCGACCAGCGTCCGGTAGCGCTCGGCGTAGGCGGCGTCCTGGTAGGCGGTCAGGTCGGCGACCCGGCGGGCGATCAGCGCGTCGATCGCTTCGTCGGCGGGCTTGGCGACCGGCGCGGCGGCGGCAAGACCCGCCATCGTCTCGACGGCGGCCAGGTCGACGGCGGCCATGCGCCCCCAGGCGAAGGCGCGCTTGTTCAACTCGACCGCCGCGCCGTTGGCCTCGATGGCCCGTTCGAAGGCTCGGGCCGAGACCGGGACAAGGCCCTTCTGCCAAGCGTAGCCGACCAGGAAGGTGTTGGCCGCGACGTTGTTGCCAAACAGGCCCTCGGCGATGCGGGTGGCGCTGACCAGGAAGCCCTTGTCGCCGGCCCGGCCCAGCAGGGTCTCGATCATCCGCGCGCTGGGCAGGGCCGCGTCGCGGTTGGTGACCCCGTCGGCGGTCGGGGTCTCGTCGCCGTTGAGAACGATGGCGCCGCGTCCCTCGCCAAACTTGACCAGGGCGTCGGGGCTGGCGGCCACCACGCTGTCGGCGCCCAGCAGCAGGTCGACTTCACCGGCCCCGATGCGCACGGCGTGAATGGCGTCGCTGCCCGAGGCGATGCGCACCTGGCTGACGACCGCCCCGTTCTTTTGGGCCAGGCCGGTGAAGTCCAGCACCGTGGCGGCCGCGCCGTCCAGGTGCGCGGCCGTGCCCAACAGAGCGCCGACCGTCAGCACGCCAAGACCGCCGATCCCGGCGACATAGATGTTGTAGACCCCTTGCGGCGTTGGGACAGAGGGTTCGGGCAGCGCGCCGAAGCGTTCAATCTCGAAGGCCTTGATCCGTGCGCCGTCGGGCTTGCGCAGCCTGGGCGCGGCGACTTCGACGAAGCTGGGGCAAAAGCCTTTGACGCAGGAAAAGTCCTTGTTGCAGCTGGACTGGTTGATCTTGCGCTTGCGGCCGAACGCGGTCTCCAGCGGCTCGACGGCGATGCAGTTGGACTGAACCGAGCAATCGCCGCAGCCCTCGCAGACCCGCGGGTTGATGAACAGGCGCATGTCCGGGTCGGGGAAGTCGCCGCGCTTGCGACGGCGACGCTTCTCGGCCGCGCAGGTCTGCTCGTAGACGATGGCGGTGACGCCCGGAATCTGGCGCATCTCGCGCTGCAGGGCGTCCATCTCGTCGCGATGCTGGATGCGCACGCCGGCGGGAACCGTGCCGGCCTGGCGCCACTTGCCCGGGTCGTCGCTGACCAGACGGACCTGGCCCACGCCCTCGGCCAGCAGCTGGGCGATGATTTTCTCGGGCGTTGGCGAGCCTTCGGCCACCTGGCCGCCGGTCATGGCCACCGCGTCGTTGTAGAGGATCTTGTAGGTGATGTTGGCCTTGCCGGCGATCGCCGCGCGGATCGCCAGCAGGCCGCTGTGCTGATAGGTGCCGTCGCCCAGGTTCTGGAAGATGTGGCCGGTCGTGGAGAACGGCGCCGCGCCCAGCCATTGCATGCCCTCCCCGCCCATCTGGCTGATGGTCGAGGTCTTCAGCAGCGGTTGGGAGACGGCCATCACGTGGCAGCCGATGCCGCCGCCGGAGATCGAGCCGTCTGGGGTCTTGGTCGAGCTGTTGTGCGGGCAGCCCGAGCAGAAGAACGGCTGGCGCGCCGGGAAGGCGATGACCTTTCCGCTCGACCGCCGGGTCGTCAGCCGCGCCAGGCGGTCGACCAGGCCGACAGGATCCTCGCCCTTCAGGCGGCTGACCAGGGCCGTGGCCACCATGTCGGGGGTGAATTCCGAAATGACCGGCAACAGTTGGGCGCCGGCGTCGTCGGTCTTGCCGGTCACCCGGGTCCGCGCGGCGTTGCGGTTGAACAGCGCCGCCTTGATCTGATCCTCGACCGTCGGGTTCTTTTCCTCGACGACGAGGATTTCCTGGGCGCCGTCGGCGAAGGCCAGCAGGGGTTCGACGGCCAGGGGCCAGCTCATCGCCACCTTGTAGACCGACAGGCCCAGGGCCTCGGCCTCCTGCGCGCCCACGCCCAGGTCGGTCAGGGCCTGCATCAGATCCTGGTGGGCCTTGCCGACGGTGACGACGCACAGGCGCTTGCGGCGGCTGGCCAGGATCGGGCGGTCCAGGCCGTTGGCCGCCGCCCAGCCGATCGCGGCGGGCAGGCGCTCCTCGATGGCCCGGCGCTCATACTCGGCGCGCTGGCCCGGCCAGGCAAGGCCCGGATCCCAGTTCAGGCCGTGGGCCGGGACCAGGTGATCGGGGCGAATGAAACGGGGATAGGCGTCCGGCAGCTCGAACGAGGCGGCGCTTTCGACCACCTCGGCGATGGTCTTCATGCCCACCCACAGGCCGCTGAACCGCGACAGGGCGATGCCCGCCAGGCCCAGGGTCAGGATCTCCGACACGTCGGCCGGCTGCAGCACCGGCATCAGCACCGCCTGGAAGATGCCGTCGGTCTGATGGGGAAAGATGGATGACTGGGCGGCGTGGTCATCGCCCCCAACGGCGAGCACGCCGCCCAGTCCCGACGTCCCGGTCATGTTGGCCATGCGAAACGCATCGCCCGTCCGGTCGACCCCGTTGCCCTTGCCGTACCAGATGCCGAACACGCCATCGACCTTGGCCGGCCCGAAGGCCTTGTGCATCTGGGCGCCCCACAGGGCGGTGGCGGCCAGATCCTCGTTGAGGCCCGGCTGGAACACCACGTCGTGGGCCGCCAGATGCTTCTGGGCCTTCCACAATTGTTGGTCATAGGCGCCCAGGGGCGAGCCGCGATAACCCGACACCAGCCCGCCGGTGTTCAGACCCATCGAACGGTCCAGCCGGCGCTGCATCATCGGCAGACGCACCAGGGCCTGGATGCCGGTCATGAAGGTGGGACCGCTCTCCGCGTTGTAAATCGCGTCCAGGCTGGTGATCCGTTCCGCGGTCATGCTCTTGCTCCCTATCGGCGGAAAATAGCCGAAAAGAGGATGAGATATCGACCAAATACACCTCTGTATCGCGAAGGGTTTTGGTGGATTCCACCACGATTTTTCGATAAACGAGCGGATATGACCACACGCCGAAAACTCGATCCGATCGACCTGCGCATTCTCAAGGCGCTGAGCCGGGACGGACGCATCGCCTGGAGCGAACTGGCCGACGAGGTGGGCCTGTCGACGAGCCCGACCCTGCGCCGCGTGCGTCTGATGGAGGAGGAAGGGATCATCAAGGGCTACGCCGCGCGCCTGGATGAAACGCGGCTGATCGGCGAGATCCCGGTGTTTGTCTCGGTGACGCTGGAACGCCAGGTCCGCGACGTCCTGGCCCGGTTCGAGGCCGCCGTCTCGATCCTCCCGGAGGTGATGGGCGGCTATCTGATGAGCGGCAGCCAGGACTACATGCTGCACGCCTTCGTGCGTGATCTGGCGCACTATCGCGACCTTCTGGATCGGCTGACCGAGATGGAGGGGATCGCCCACATCCAATCCAGCTTCGTCCTGAAGAGCTTCCTGTCGCGGACCGCGCCTTTGCTCGGCGACACCGCGGCCTAGGCAAGCTGTTCGCCCGTCAGGCGATCCCCATGAGCTCGACGCTTCGCAGCTTTTGGTCGACCGGACCTGCCGCCCGCATGGGCCGCAGGTCCAGGTCCTGGAAGAGAGCGCTGTCCTCGTCCTGGCCGGGCAGAGGCGTGGTCAGCAGCTTGCCGCCGACGAAGATCGAGTTGGCGCCGGCCATGAAACACAGGGCCTGCAGCTCGCGGCTCATGTCGTCGCGACCGGCCGACAGGCGGACCATCGACTTGGGGCAGACGATCCGGGCCACGGCCACGGTGCGCACGAACTCCAGGCCGTCGATTTCGCCCTCGCGCTTGACCTTGTCGCCCAGCGGCGTGCCCGCGACGGGGACCAGGGCGTTGACCGGCAGGCTGTCGGGATGGCTGGGCAGGGTGGCCAGCTGGTGCAGCAGGCTGGCGCGGTCGCGGCGGGTCTCGCCCATGCCGACGATGCCGCCGCAGCAGGTGCTCATGCCCGCGTCGCGGACATAGGCCAGGGTGTCGAGCCGCTCCTGGTAGGTGCGGGTTGTGACCACGTCGCCGTAGTATTCCGGGCCGGTGTCGAGGTTGTGGTTGTAGTAGTCCAGGCCGGCGTCCTTCAGCGACTTGGCCTGCTCGGGCGTCAGCATGCCCAGGGTGGCGCAGGTCTCCAGGCCCAGGGCCTTCACGCCGCCGATCATCGCCGCCAGCTTGGGCAGGTCGCGGTCCTTCAGTTCGCGCCAGGCCGCGCCCATGCAGAAGCGCTGGGCTCCGCCGTCGCGGGCCTCGCGGGCCTTGGCGATCACCACGTCGGCGTCCAGCAGCTTCTCGGCCTTCAGGCCGGTCTTGAAGTGGGCCGACTGGCTGCAATAGCCGCAGTTCTCGGCGCAGCCGCCGGTCTTGACCGACAGCAGCTGCGACAGCTGCACTTCCGAAGGGTCGAACCAGGCCCGGTGCACGGTCGCGGCCTGAAACACCAGCTCCATGAAGGGCAGGTCGAACAGGGCTTCCACCTGGGGAAGCGTCCAGTCGTGGCGGGGCTGATCATCGGTCATGGTCTAGGCCTTCAGGCGGGAAAGATAGCTGACGATCGCATCGCGCTGCTGATCCAGGCTCAATAGCCGAGCTTCCAGCCGGCTCCGTATCTCCGGTGAGGGCCCGCCGTCGTCGGCCAACAGCACGACGATTTCGGAAATCGCCAGGCCCAACCGCTTGAGCTCGACGATCGTCCCGAGCTTCGCCTGGGTGGACGCGGTCAGGATGCGCATGTTCTTGTAACCGCGCTCGCATTCGATCAGGCCCATGTCCTCGTAGAGCCGGATGGTCCGCAGGGTCAGGCCCAGTTGTCGGCTGACCTCACTGATGGTCGAGCACGCGGGCCCGGTCCTGGGGGCCGGGTCCCGGGGGCCAAGGGGCGATTGGACCGTCATCGGACGCGGCTGGGTTTGGGGTCGTTGAAGCGGTTGGACGCCGCGTCGACGATGACGTTCCAGCAGGGCCAAGGCGGCCTTGGTGCGAGGACCGGGGATCGGCAGGTCTTGATCCATCACGCCGGCTCCACAAGCGCCTTGGGCCTGACGAACCTGAACCGGGTCGATGGCGGCAACGGGCTGGCGTCGGCGCCGGAAGCGGCGTTCTGGCGCGGCTCGTCGACGGGACTTGGGGGCGGACCGCACGCTTGATCGGTCGCCGGCGGGGGCAAGACCCGCAGCATGGCGTCGATCCTGGCGATCTGGCGCTGTCGGTCGGCCTGGACGTCAAGCAGCGCGACGCGCAGGGCCTCAGCCTGGGCCTGGGGCTGCTTCTGTAAGAGGAGAATGGCGCGGATCCTGGCGATCGGCAGATCGATGTCGCGCAGGGCGACAATGGTCTCGATGGTCGCCACGGTGTCGGCGTCGTAGGCCCGGGTGTTGTGGGCGATGCGGCGCGAACGGATCAGGCCCTGATCCTGGTAGTGGCGCAGGGTGCGCGGCGTCACGTTCAGCCGGCGGGCCAGCTCCGCGATCGGAACCAGGCTGGTCGGGACACCGGGCGTCAAGGCAGGGCCGTTCCTCATCGGGCGAACTCGACCAGCACTTCATCCGCCGCGACGGGATCGCCGCCCTTGGCGTTGACGGCCTTGACCACGCCGTCACGCTCGGCGCGGATGATGTTCTGCATCTTCATGGCCTCGAGCACGCAGACGACCTCGCCCTCGCGGACCTGCTGGCCGGTGACGACGTCCATGCTGACCACCAGGCCCGGCATCGGCGAGAGCACCAGCTTGGAGGTGTCGGCCGCCTGCTTCTCGGGCAGCTTGTCGTGCAGCTCGGCCGAACGCGGGGTCAGGACCAGCACCTTGGCCTTGGCGGCCCGGTGGCGGATCACGAAGCCCTCGGCGGCCGGGGTCACCTGGACGGTGAAGGCCTTGCCGTCGAGCTTGCCCTTGAACACCGGCTTGCCAGGACGCCAATCGAGGGTCTCCAGGCTGATCGTTCGTCCTTCGCCCAGCAGTTCGACGCTCAACGGCGCCTCGCCCAGCGACGCGCCGCCCGACAGCCGGACCCGCCGCTTGGCGTGACCGACGGCCACGACCCATTCGGTGCGGATCGGATTGCTCAGCCCCGCCTCGGTCGACCGCGCCCGGGCGGCATAGACCCGCTGCATGGCCGCGCCGACGGCGGTCAGCACGTCGACCTGCTCGGGCGTCGGCTCAACGCCTTTGAAGCCGTCGGCGAACTCGTCCTTGATGTAGTTGGTCGAGATGACGCCCGAGCGATAACGCGCCTGGTCCATCACGGCGGCCAGGAACGGGATGTTCTGGCCCAGGCCCTCGATGTGGAAGTCCTCCAGCGCCCGGCCCATGCCGTCGATCGCCGCCAGGCGGGTCGGCGCCCAGGTGCAGAGCTTGGAGATC encodes the following:
- a CDS encoding MerR family transcriptional regulator, which produces MDQDLPIPGPRTKAALALLERHRRRGVQPLQRPQTQPRPMTVQSPLGPRDPAPRTGPACSTISEVSRQLGLTLRTIRLYEDMGLIECERGYKNMRILTASTQAKLGTIVELKRLGLAISEIVVLLADDGGPSPEIRSRLEARLLSLDQQRDAIVSYLSRLKA
- a CDS encoding acetyl-CoA C-acyltransferase, encoding MSDPIVISSFARTPMGAFQGAFSGLSAVDLGAAAVRAAVARSGADPAAVERIYMGCVLPAALGQAPARQAALAAGLPRSVEATTVNKMCGSGMQAAIMAGEALTSGAVDLIVAGGMESMTNAPYALPKHRSGARIGHDRIIDTMMMDGLEDAYEPGRPMGAFAEATAAAYRFSRADQDAYALETLTRATRAISSGTFDAEIVPVSVKTRGGEILVSQDEQPGKIDPAKAPGLRPAFAKDGTITAATSASISDGAAALVLTRQSVAQRLGLAQAARIVATAAHAHEPALFTTAPVFAIRKALVKAGWHIQDVDLFEVNEAFAVVAMIAMRDLGVDHARLNVNGGATALGHPIGASGARVLATLVAALQARGLKRGVAALCIGGGEATAVALELI
- a CDS encoding MerR family transcriptional regulator, producing the protein MTPGVPTSLVPIAELARRLNVTPRTLRHYQDQGLIRSRRIAHNTRAYDADTVATIETIVALRDIDLPIARIRAILLLQKQPQAQAEALRVALLDVQADRQRQIARIDAMLRVLPPPATDQACGPPPSPVDEPRQNAASGADASPLPPSTRFRFVRPKALVEPA
- the bioB gene encoding biotin synthase BioB; this encodes MTDDQPRHDWTLPQVEALFDLPFMELVFQAATVHRAWFDPSEVQLSQLLSVKTGGCAENCGYCSQSAHFKTGLKAEKLLDADVVIAKAREARDGGAQRFCMGAAWRELKDRDLPKLAAMIGGVKALGLETCATLGMLTPEQAKSLKDAGLDYYNHNLDTGPEYYGDVVTTRTYQERLDTLAYVRDAGMSTCCGGIVGMGETRRDRASLLHQLATLPSHPDSLPVNALVPVAGTPLGDKVKREGEIDGLEFVRTVAVARIVCPKSMVRLSAGRDDMSRELQALCFMAGANSIFVGGKLLTTPLPGQDEDSALFQDLDLRPMRAAGPVDQKLRSVELMGIA
- a CDS encoding acyl-CoA dehydrogenase family protein, translated to MLLTDTQQALRDAVGSFAQAEIRPHSAAFEQAGGYPPQLLRALAELGLMGFVVPESEGGVGADYVSYALALIELAAADGALSTIVSIQNSLIVGGLLKDGDAAQKARFLPDLIAGRTIGAFALTEADAGSDASAIRTRAVRTEGGYRLTGSKQFITSGKIAGLAMVFAVTDPAAGKRGITAFLVPTDRPGYGVDKVEHKLGQGASDTCAIRFDDLFLEEDLRLGGEGEGYRIALSNLEAGRIGIAAQSVGMARAALEIAVGYAKERKTFGKAIIDHQAVGFRLADLATRLEAARQLVLSAAALKDAGEPCLTQASMAKLFASETAEAVVSGAIQTLGGYGYLEEFGLAKIYRDVRVCQIYEGASDIQRLVIARAL
- a CDS encoding branched-chain amino acid aminotransferase, with the protein product MFTTLPHPRATPADLRAALLENPGFGKVFTDHMVTLRWTSDQGWHDGQVRAREPFMLDPAAAVLHYAQEVFEGMKAYKTADGGVALFRPAENARRFARSAERLAMPAVPQALFLQAVEALVKIDADWIPGGEGSLYLRPFMFASEAFLGVRPAEAYTFCVIACPVGAYFKGGAKAITLWVSDDYTRAAPGGTGDAKCGGNYAGSLIAQAEATRNGCDQVVFLDAAEHRWVEELGGMNIFFVFDEVLVTPPLSGAILPGITRASIIALAQDAGLRVEERPYGFDSWRADAASGRLREVFACGTAAVVAAVGEVRHAGGAFPIGDRTDGPITRRLREQLVAIQRGAAPDPHAWLHPVTAS
- a CDS encoding SDR family NAD(P)-dependent oxidoreductase, yielding MNIQGTSAIVTGAASGLGAATARLLARRGAKVAVFDPNAAEGQAVADEIGGLYHPVDVTDEASVEAGLDAAQAAHGPARILVNCAGVAPAIKTVGREAKPHPIDAFRKAIEINLVGTFLVLSRFSARLQAAEPVGEERGVIVNTASIAAFDGQIGQAAYAASKAGVAGLTLPVARELAASRIRVMTIAPGLFWTPMLAGLPQAAQDSLGQKAPHPNRLGQPGEYAQLVEAIITNPMLNGETIRLDAALRMAPR
- a CDS encoding Lrp/AsnC family transcriptional regulator is translated as MTTRRKLDPIDLRILKALSRDGRIAWSELADEVGLSTSPTLRRVRLMEEEGIIKGYAARLDETRLIGEIPVFVSVTLERQVRDVLARFEAAVSILPEVMGGYLMSGSQDYMLHAFVRDLAHYRDLLDRLTEMEGIAHIQSSFVLKSFLSRTAPLLGDTAA
- a CDS encoding indolepyruvate ferredoxin oxidoreductase family protein; this translates as MGSKSMTAERITSLDAIYNAESGPTFMTGIQALVRLPMMQRRLDRSMGLNTGGLVSGYRGSPLGAYDQQLWKAQKHLAAHDVVFQPGLNEDLAATALWGAQMHKAFGPAKVDGVFGIWYGKGNGVDRTGDAFRMANMTGTSGLGGVLAVGGDDHAAQSSIFPHQTDGIFQAVLMPVLQPADVSEILTLGLAGIALSRFSGLWVGMKTIAEVVESAASFELPDAYPRFIRPDHLVPAHGLNWDPGLAWPGQRAEYERRAIEERLPAAIGWAAANGLDRPILASRRKRLCVVTVGKAHQDLMQALTDLGVGAQEAEALGLSVYKVAMSWPLAVEPLLAFADGAQEILVVEEKNPTVEDQIKAALFNRNAARTRVTGKTDDAGAQLLPVISEFTPDMVATALVSRLKGEDPVGLVDRLARLTTRRSSGKVIAFPARQPFFCSGCPHNSSTKTPDGSISGGGIGCHVMAVSQPLLKTSTISQMGGEGMQWLGAAPFSTTGHIFQNLGDGTYQHSGLLAIRAAIAGKANITYKILYNDAVAMTGGQVAEGSPTPEKIIAQLLAEGVGQVRLVSDDPGKWRQAGTVPAGVRIQHRDEMDALQREMRQIPGVTAIVYEQTCAAEKRRRRKRGDFPDPDMRLFINPRVCEGCGDCSVQSNCIAVEPLETAFGRKRKINQSSCNKDFSCVKGFCPSFVEVAAPRLRKPDGARIKAFEIERFGALPEPSVPTPQGVYNIYVAGIGGLGVLTVGALLGTAAHLDGAAATVLDFTGLAQKNGAVVSQVRIASGSDAIHAVRIGAGEVDLLLGADSVVAASPDALVKFGEGRGAIVLNGDETPTADGVTNRDAALPSARMIETLLGRAGDKGFLVSATRIAEGLFGNNVAANTFLVGYAWQKGLVPVSARAFERAIEANGAAVELNKRAFAWGRMAAVDLAAVETMAGLAAAAPVAKPADEAIDALIARRVADLTAYQDAAYAERYRTLVARAQAAAAPLSVKGEAFVRAVAVNAYRLMAYKDEYEVARLYAEPAFREALEAQFSGVGKLSVWLAPPILSRVDPVTGRPAKRKFGPWIFKAFGLLAAMKGLRGTWADPFGATAERRAERALAREYAATIGQLCARLDQVGLSTATALAQLPDMVRGYGPVKEEAMKLYAERRAKLIQACALSVPPVTRVA